In a single window of the Tachyglossus aculeatus isolate mTacAcu1 chromosome 14, mTacAcu1.pri, whole genome shotgun sequence genome:
- the LOC119937091 gene encoding poly(U)-specific endoribonuclease-A-like, whose protein sequence is MAGGLFLNHELSKLFNQLWDADVNRFRPGREYTISLQGRAGFIPQGSHMARDNAAQPLFLQVDEERLQGTKTFAAFISLLDNYETATGEPEVVTAEEEAENHRFLDAILDTAVMKLTHQYLVGKNWARPSVKDFKAQLYHIWFQLYPREGHRGPDSCGFEHVFVGETRRGQEVLGFHNWVQFYLQEKRGNVDYKGYVARQSKTRPDSEDQVLSLQFGWKGLVKPVGSTFIGVSPEFEFAVYTVAFLQSGEKVSRVLVRVEEYELLLVVYRHGRHIGSAYPVLISSDNEDLY, encoded by the exons ATGGCCGGCGG GTTGTTTTTGAACCACGAACTTTCCAAGCTCTTCAACCAGCTGTGGGATGCTGATGTTAACCGCTTCAGGCCTGGGCGGGAATACACCATCTCACTGCAG GGGAGAGCAGGCTTTATTCCCCAGGGCAGCCATATGGCCAGGGACAATGCTGCGCAGCCCCTCTTCCTGCAGGTGGATGAAGAGCGTCTCCAAGGCACCAAGACCTTTGCAG CCTTCATCTCCCTCCTGGACAACTACGAGACAGCCACCGGGGAGCCCGAGGTCGTGACTGCTGAGGAGGAGGCCGAAAACCACCGTTTCTTGGATGCCATCTTGGACACGGCAGTCATGAAG CTCACACACCAGTACCTGGTGGGGAAAAACTGGGCCCGGCCCAGTGTGAAGGACTTCAAGGCTCAGCTCTACCACATCTGGTTCCAGCTATACCCCCGTGAGGGGCATCGGGG GCCGGACTCCTGCGGATTCGAGCACGTGTTTGTTGGCGAGACCAGGCGGGGGCAGGAGGTGCTGGGCTTCCACAACTGGGTGCAGTTCTACCTGCAAGAGAAACGGGGAAACGTAGATTATAAGGGCTACGTGGCCAGGCAGTCCAAGACTCGG CCTGACTCCGAGGACCAAGTGCTGAGCCTGCAGTTCGGCTGGAAAGGTTTGGTCAAGCCCGTTGGCAGCACCTTCATTGGCGTCAGCCCTGAGTTCGAATTTGCTGTGTACACCGTGGCCTTCCTGCAGTCTGGAGAGAAGGTGTCTCGGGTGCTGGTGAGGGTAGAGGAGTATGAGCTGCTGCTTGTAGTCTATCGCCATGGGAGACACATTGGCTCGGCATACCCTGTCTTGATCAGCAGTGACAATGAGGATTTGTACTGA
- the A4GALT gene encoding lactosylceramide 4-alpha-galactosyltransferase — MQRPPDCTLRLLRGTPRHRLCALLVLMFKFMSVVSIMIYWRIVGDSKFKSPSFSLPLEVKCPLTPSPPDPRDPLGGNIFFVETSERTNPNFLFMCSVESAARTHPETRVVVLMKGLGGGNGSLPKHLGISLLRCFRNVELRPLDLHELFTGTPLAGWHATVQARWEPYLLPVLSDACRIAIMWKFGGIYLDTDFIVLRSLKNLTNVLGTQSEYVLNGAFLAFERGHKFIELCMQDFVDHYNGWVWGHQGPQLLTRVFKKWCSVRSLRARRSCRGVRALPREAFYPIRWQNWKKYFQEIGPLEFHRLLKDTYAVHVWNKKSQGARFEITSKALLAQLHSHYCPTTYSIMKMYL, encoded by the coding sequence ATGCAGCGACCCCCAGACTGCACTCTCAGGCTGCTCCGGGGGACGCCGCGGCACCGGCTGTGCGCCCTGTTGGTCCTCATGTTCAAGTTCATGTCCGTGGTCTCCATCATGATCTACTGGAGGATCGTGGGTGACTCCAAGTTCAAGAGCCCGTCGTTCAGCCTGCCCCTGGAAGTCAAGTGCCCGCTGACCCCGAGTCCTCCAGACCCCCGGGACCCTCTGGGTGGAAACATCTTCTTCGTGGAGACCTCGGAAAGGACCAACCCCAACTTCCTCTTCATGTGCTCGGTGGAGTCGGCCGCCAGAACCCACCCCGAGACCCGGGTCGTGGTCCTCATGAAGGGCTTGGGTGGTGGCAACGGCTCACTGCCCAAGCACCTGGGCATCTCCCTGCTGCGCTGCTTCCGCAACGTGGAGCTGCGCCCACTGGACCTGCACGAGCTCTTCACTGGGACGCCTCTGGCTGGCTGGCATGCCACGGTCCAGGCCCGCTGGGAGCCCTACCTGCTGCCCGTCCTCTCGGATGCCTGCCGGATCGCCATCATGTGGAAGTTCGGGGGCATCTATCTGGACACGGACTTCATCGTGCTCAGGAGCCTGAAGAACCTGACCAacgtgctgggcacacagtccGAGTATGTGCTCAACGGGGCCTTCCTGGCCTTCGAGCGTGGGCACAAGTTCATCGAGTTGTGCATGCAGGACTTCGTGGACCACTATAACGGCTGGGTCTGGGGCCACCAGGGGCCTCAGCTCCTCACCCGCGTCTTCAAAAAGTGGTGCTCGGTACGGAGTCTCCGGGCCCGCCGGAGCTGCCGGGGGGTGCGGGCCCTGCCCCGCGAGGCCTTCTACCCCATCCGCTGGCAGAACTGGAAGAAGTACTTCCAGGAGATCGGCCCCTTGGAGTTCCACCGGCTGCTCAAGGACACCTACGCTGTTCATGTGTGGAACAAAAAGAGCCAGGGCGCGCGCTTCGAGATCACCTCCAAGGCCCTCCTGGCCCAGCTACACTCACATTACTGCCCCACCACCTACAGCATCATGAAGATGTATCTCTGA